Proteins found in one Melospiza georgiana isolate bMelGeo1 chromosome 1, bMelGeo1.pri, whole genome shotgun sequence genomic segment:
- the GMNN gene encoding geminin has translation MSSKMKQKLTAEKSSGSLQKYLTDSTCSAARRPTLKMIQPSAAGNLVGRHNEKKSSVRRNLWNNKFASKASKAEVSVDKEQENENDVIQAEDLMMKGDPSSRYWKEVAEERRKALYEVLQENEKLHKEIEQKDGEIARLKEENEELMSLAEHVHYMTSVIERLTGQAPDNLETLESLALEESRQENEEHNCGDEADCPSEEEPSQVLSGLRENRSDLPSKEASHLQLE, from the exons ATGAGTTCCAAAATGAAACAGAAGTTGACCGCGGAGAAGTCCTCAGGATCTTTGCAG AAGTACCTCACAGACAGCACATGCAGTGCTGCCCGAAGACCGACTCTTAAAATGATCCAGCCTTCAGCAGCTGGTAACCTGGTTGGCAGGCATAATGAG AAGAAATCTTCAGTCAGAAGGAACCTCTGGAATAACAAATTTGCCTCAAAGGCTTCTAAAGCTGAGGTGTCTGTGGACAAGGAGCAAGAGAATGAGAATGATGTCATTCAAGCTGAAGATCTCATGATGAAAG GAGATCCTTCATCTCGGTATTGGAAAGAAGTGGCTGAAGAGAGGAGGAAGGCTCTGTATGAAGTGcttcaagaaaatgaaaag TTGCACAAGGAAATCGAGCAGAAGGATGGTGAAATTGCCCgactaaaagaagaaaatgaagagctGATGTCCCTTGCTGAGCATGTGCATTATATGACCAGTGTGATTGAG AGGCTAACTGGGCAAGCACCTGACAATCTTGAGACACTGGAGAGTCTGGCTCTAGAGGAATCCAGACAGGAAAATGAAGAGCACAACTGTGGAGATGAGGCAGACTGCCCTTCTGAAGAAGAGCCATCACAAGTATTGTCTGGTTTAAGGGAGAATAGATCAGATCTTCCTTCAAAGGAAGCAAGCCATTTGCAACTGGAATGA
- the C1H6orf62 gene encoding uncharacterized protein C6orf62 homolog, translating to MGDPNSRKKQALNRLRAQLRKKKESLADQFDFKMYIAFVFKDKKKKSALFEVSEVIPVMTNNYEENILKGVRDSSYSLESSLELLQKDVVQLHAPRYQSMRRDVIGCTQEMDFILWPRNDIEKIVCLLFSRWKGSEEPFRPVQAKFEFHHGDYEKQFLHVLSRKDKTGIVVNNPNQSVFLFIDRQHLQTPKNKATIFKLCSICLYLPQEQLTHWTVGTIEDHLRPYMPE from the exons ATGGGGGACCCAAACTCCCGGAAGAAACAAGCTCTGAACAGACTTCGTGCTCagcttagaaagaaaaaagaatcttTAGCTGACCAGTTTGACTTCAAGATGTACATTGCCTTTGTGTTCAAAGACAAG AAGAAGAAGTCAGCGCTTTTTGAAGTGTCTGAAGTGATACCAGTCATGACCAATAACTATGAAGAAAATATCCTGAAAGGTGTGCGGGATTCCAGCTATTCTTTGGAAAGTTCCTTAGAGCTACTGCAGAAGGATGTAGTACAGCTCCATGCACCCCGCTACCAGTCCATGCGCAGG GATGTAATCGGCTGTACCCAGGAGATGGACTTCATTCTATGGCCTCGTAATGATATTGAGAAGATAGTCTGTCTCCTGTTCTCCCGGTGGAAGGGGTCTGAGGAACCCTTTAGGCCTGTTCAG GCCAAATTTGAATTTCATCATGGTGACTATGAAAAACAGTTTCTGCATGTTCTGAGCCGAAAGGACAAGACTGGAATTGTTGTCAACAACCCTAACCAGTCAGTGTTTCTCTTCATTGACAGACAGCACTTGCAG ACTCCAAAAAACAAAGCTACAATCTTCAAGTTATGCAGCATCTGCCTGTAcctgccacaggagcagctcacTCACTGGACGGTTGGTACCATAGAGGATCACCTCCGTCCCTACATGCCAGAGTAA